In Patescibacteria group bacterium, a single window of DNA contains:
- a CDS encoding GDP-mannose 4,6-dehydratase produces the protein MVKKPKKSSQKIKKSILITGSEGFVGSHLVDWILKNKNDYEVHGIRHWYPRHTPILHLNPRAIYHSCDIRNIEELFKILKRVRPVKIFHLAAQSFVPLSWVSPAETLETNIVGEANLFEAVRRVGIDPVIQIAGSSEEYGLVKKNEVPVSETNPLRPLSPYAVSKIGQDFLGYQYFKSYGLKIIRTRAFNHTGPRRGDVFVTSDFSKQIAEIEKGKKEAVLHVGNLDAVRDFTDVRDMVKAYWLATEKCKPGEIYNIGSGKGYKIGDMLNILLSMSRKKIRVEQEPERMRPSDVPVLICDTRKFRQATGWRPTIPFEKTLKDLLNYWRERV, from the coding sequence ATGGTTAAAAAACCAAAGAAGTCATCACAAAAAATAAAAAAGAGCATTCTAATTACCGGCAGCGAGGGTTTTGTCGGCTCGCATCTAGTGGACTGGATACTGAAAAATAAAAATGATTATGAGGTCCACGGTATCCGCCATTGGTATCCGCGCCACACACCCATTTTGCATTTAAATCCCCGCGCTATCTATCATAGTTGCGATATTCGGAATATTGAAGAGTTATTTAAAATTTTAAAAAGGGTGAGACCGGTTAAAATTTTCCATTTAGCAGCCCAAAGTTTCGTCCCTCTTTCTTGGGTTTCTCCCGCTGAAACTTTGGAGACCAATATTGTCGGGGAAGCAAATTTATTTGAGGCAGTGCGTCGGGTAGGCATTGACCCTGTAATCCAGATTGCGGGATCCAGCGAGGAATATGGCTTAGTCAAGAAAAATGAGGTGCCAGTTTCAGAAACAAACCCTCTGCGCCCTCTTTCTCCCTATGCCGTGAGCAAGATCGGCCAAGATTTTTTGGGCTATCAATATTTCAAATCCTATGGTTTAAAGATTATCCGTACCCGCGCCTTTAACCATACGGGTCCGCGCCGCGGCGACGTCTTTGTTACCAGCGATTTTTCCAAACAAATTGCCGAGATTGAAAAAGGGAAAAAAGAAGCCGTGCTTCATGTTGGTAATCTGGACGCGGTGCGTGACTTTACGGATGTCAGAGATATGGTAAAGGCCTACTGGTTAGCCACCGAGAAATGCAAACCCGGGGAGATTTATAATATCGGTTCAGGGAAAGGTTATAAGATCGGCGATATGTTAAACATCCTGCTTTCGATGAGCCGGAAGAAGATTAGAGTGGAACAGGAACCAGAAAGGATGCGGCCTTCGGATGTCCCGGTTTTAATTTGCGATACTCGGAAGTTTCGTCAAGCCACAGGTTGGCGCCCTACCATTCCTTTTGAAAAAACTTTAAAGGATCTTCTAAACTACTGGCGAGAAAGAGTTTAG
- a CDS encoding glycosyltransferase family 2 protein, with translation MTKLIVIIPAYNEEKTIGRVITEIPRQIQGISEVLVLVSDDGSTDHTVEEARASGADFVISHPNAGLAFNFKIALEEALKSDADIIVNIDADAQYNSQEIPCLVRPILQNRAEIVLGDRQVAKLKHMPFGNKYGNILGSWFIRRLLNLNIIDASTGFRAFSREAALRLSVMTRHTYTHETLIQAADQGLKMVQIPIEFRRRAGHSRLISNLRSHIVKTGLTIIRTFTVYKPLRVMLSLGLILFLVGFAFIVRFFYFWIVAEGQGHIQSLIIASVFMMIGFQTIVLGLVASAIGWSRKMMEEILYRIKKQEFKF, from the coding sequence ATGACCAAACTTATTGTTATTATTCCGGCTTATAATGAAGAAAAGACCATCGGTCGCGTGATTACTGAAATCCCGCGGCAGATTCAAGGTATTTCCGAGGTCTTAGTTTTAGTTTCCGATGATGGGTCAACTGATCATACGGTAGAAGAAGCAAGGGCAAGCGGCGCTGATTTTGTGATTTCCCATCCCAATGCGGGTCTTGCTTTTAATTTCAAGATTGCTTTAGAAGAGGCGCTAAAATCAGATGCCGATATTATTGTCAATATTGATGCGGATGCCCAGTATAATAGCCAAGAGATTCCGTGTCTCGTTCGGCCAATTCTTCAGAATAGAGCGGAGATTGTGTTGGGAGATCGCCAGGTGGCTAAGCTTAAGCATATGCCCTTTGGCAACAAATATGGTAATATATTAGGTAGTTGGTTTATTCGCAGGCTTTTGAATTTGAATATTATTGATGCTTCTACCGGCTTTCGGGCTTTTTCGCGCGAAGCGGCTTTGCGTTTATCCGTAATGACTCGGCATACCTATACTCACGAAACTTTGATTCAGGCCGCGGATCAAGGTTTGAAGATGGTGCAGATTCCGATTGAGTTTAGAAGGCGAGCAGGTCATTCTCGTTTAATCTCCAATTTAAGGAGCCATATTGTGAAGACGGGTTTGACGATTATCCGCACTTTTACAGTCTATAAGCCTCTAAGGGTGATGTTGAGTCTAGGGTTAATTCTTTTCTTAGTTGGCTTTGCTTTTATAGTCCGTTTTTTTTATTTTTGGATTGTGGCGGAAGGTCAGGGTCATATTCAATCCTTAATCATTGCTTCCGTGTTTATGATGATTGGTTTTCAGACCATTGTCTTGGGTTTAGTAGCCTCGGCCATTGGTTGGTCGCGTAAAATGATGGAAGAAATTTTGTATCGGATCAAGAAGCAGGAATTTAAATTTTAA
- a CDS encoding glycosyltransferase family 4 protein, which yields MKIAIIFPRLSGPYGGEKILIKVTDELVRLGHAVTLYVYEYNALCASHLDPRITVIHSRAFKFGRHNLDTFLAYLAMPWVANKILCDYELILGMTWQAAFALWWLRKVRRCFSQTPLVYHCFEPPRFIYDLQTVTGNSLLARLTAFFVKRIDRTSVRAADVIISISDYIQKQVKKVYNRDSVKIYPGVEIERFQRYTRREAREILNIPLDREVFLSISKLHKRKRLDQALEIFQRRRKDQNSAFYIAGQGPEEDNLKRLVKQMHLEKAVKFIGVVLGEKTVQYMAACDYFIFTALNEPFGIAPLEAKVAGAKVIPRERPYPILSWQESADKMHRVFLKLVASRP from the coding sequence ATGAAAATTGCCATCATCTTCCCACGGCTTTCTGGTCCTTATGGTGGGGAAAAAATATTGATTAAGGTGACTGACGAATTAGTGAGGTTAGGGCACGCAGTCACCCTTTATGTTTATGAATATAATGCGCTCTGCGCGTCTCATCTTGATCCGCGTATTACGGTAATCCATTCACGGGCATTTAAATTCGGACGGCATAACCTAGATACCTTTCTTGCTTATTTGGCGATGCCTTGGGTGGCCAATAAGATTCTGTGTGATTATGAGCTTATTTTGGGAATGACTTGGCAGGCGGCTTTTGCACTGTGGTGGCTTCGCAAGGTGCGCAGATGTTTTAGTCAAACCCCTTTGGTTTATCATTGTTTTGAGCCGCCGCGTTTTATTTATGATCTTCAAACCGTGACGGGCAACTCTTTACTTGCTCGTTTGACTGCTTTTTTTGTAAAACGGATTGACCGCACAAGCGTGCGAGCGGCGGATGTGATTATCAGTATTTCTGACTATATCCAAAAACAAGTGAAAAAAGTTTATAACCGCGATTCAGTGAAGATTTATCCGGGCGTGGAAATTGAACGTTTTCAGAGATACACGCGGAGAGAGGCCAGGGAGATTTTAAATATTCCTTTGGATCGGGAAGTTTTTTTGTCAATCTCAAAGCTACATAAAAGAAAGAGGCTGGATCAAGCCTTAGAAATTTTTCAAAGAAGAAGGAAGGACCAAAATTCAGCATTCTATATCGCGGGCCAAGGTCCTGAAGAGGATAATCTGAAACGTTTAGTTAAGCAAATGCATTTGGAAAAAGCGGTCAAGTTTATTGGCGTGGTTTTAGGGGAAAAGACGGTTCAATATATGGCGGCGTGCGATTATTTTATTTTTACTGCTTTAAATGAACCTTTTGGTATCGCCCCCTTGGAAGCTAAAGTGGCGGGCGCGAAAGTGATTCCCCGAGAGCGCCCCTATCCTATCCTAAGTTGGCAAGAATCGGCAGATAAGATGCACAGAGTATTTTTAAAATTAGTAGCTAGCCGCCCGTAA
- a CDS encoding polysaccharide biosynthesis C-terminal domain-containing protein: MFSEFKKLFKHSGIYAIGAIAQASLSFLLIPFYTRYLSQADYGRLEILQTFLKVLLFLIPLGLPSAILKCYHRDAKSQTERKILTSTAFFFVLVAGLLQTLILLFFVHPLSQFLIKTNFGLLIYTVIAASIFAALLELELSFLRAEERSRSYTVVFLLRFILTLGITIYLVVGLKWGLFGALLGNLAAQIFTFLTFLPYLKNYVKISYSKLALTKLLSFGLAILPASIAMWVMDLSDRYFLSHFGSLEMVGVYSVGYRIGFILEFALVIPFQLAWPPFSFRIAKYKNHRQIYARTLTYFFFIGIFSFLALSFFAPEIVEIIAPKNYASAAFIVPLVALAYVFYGMHFVVAPGIHLEGKTKYYPLAIIFPAALNLLLNYLLIPIYGMWGAAEATFIAFIFVLILTYFISNHFYPVRYEWKRLLKIAITGLAVFGFSVFYPISHFTIAAILIKIGLLILFLILLWGERFFEKEERKKIKEFFKL; encoded by the coding sequence ATGTTTTCCGAATTCAAAAAATTATTCAAGCATTCGGGTATTTATGCAATCGGTGCGATTGCTCAAGCCAGTCTTTCTTTTTTGTTAATTCCTTTTTACACGCGATATTTGAGCCAAGCAGACTATGGTCGTTTGGAAATTTTACAAACCTTTTTAAAAGTTTTGTTGTTCTTAATCCCTTTAGGATTGCCCTCGGCGATTTTAAAGTGTTATCACCGCGATGCCAAAAGCCAGACCGAGCGTAAAATTCTTACGAGTACAGCCTTCTTTTTTGTTCTTGTAGCGGGGTTGTTGCAGACTTTAATCTTGCTTTTTTTTGTGCATCCCTTAAGTCAGTTTCTGATTAAAACAAATTTCGGTTTATTGATTTATACCGTAATTGCCGCTTCCATCTTTGCCGCTTTATTGGAATTGGAACTTTCTTTTTTGCGCGCAGAAGAGAGATCTCGCTCCTATACCGTGGTTTTTTTATTACGTTTTATTCTAACTTTGGGAATCACCATATATCTTGTAGTGGGTCTTAAATGGGGTCTTTTTGGCGCTCTTTTGGGTAATCTAGCAGCTCAAATTTTCACCTTCCTTACTTTCTTGCCATACCTTAAAAATTATGTTAAAATTAGCTATTCTAAGTTGGCCTTGACAAAATTGTTATCTTTTGGTTTAGCTATTTTGCCTGCTTCAATCGCGATGTGGGTTATGGATCTGTCTGATCGTTATTTTTTAAGTCATTTTGGCAGTTTAGAAATGGTGGGCGTTTACTCGGTGGGTTATCGCATTGGTTTTATTTTGGAATTTGCTTTAGTTATCCCCTTTCAGCTTGCTTGGCCCCCTTTTTCTTTTCGGATTGCCAAATACAAAAATCATCGCCAGATTTACGCACGCACTTTAACCTATTTTTTCTTTATTGGTATATTCAGCTTTTTAGCTTTATCCTTCTTTGCCCCAGAAATCGTGGAAATTATCGCGCCAAAGAATTACGCGAGCGCCGCGTTCATTGTTCCCCTTGTCGCTTTGGCCTATGTGTTTTATGGGATGCATTTTGTGGTAGCGCCTGGTATTCATCTTGAAGGAAAAACAAAATATTACCCTTTAGCAATCATCTTTCCCGCGGCTTTAAATCTTCTTTTAAATTATTTACTTATTCCTATTTATGGAATGTGGGGCGCTGCTGAAGCGACCTTTATTGCTTTTATTTTCGTTTTGATCCTGACCTATTTTATTTCTAACCATTTTTATCCCGTGCGCTACGAATGGAAGAGATTATTGAAGATTGCGATAACAGGTTTAGCGGTTTTTGGCTTTTCCGTGTTTTATCCGATATCCCATTTTACGATCGCAGCGATATTAATTAAAATCGGGTTATTAATTTTATTTTTAATCTTGCTTTGGGGTGAAAGATTTTTTGAGAAAGAAGAGAGAAAAAAAATAAAGGAATTTTTCAAGCTGTAA
- a CDS encoding glycosyltransferase family 4 protein, whose translation MRILFITRKHPPSVGGMQNLSYNLIQNFLKQGRERGDQIETIILNRSQWHLFWWFPYALFLTLAKARTMDIVHLGDPVLSLIGFLARVFYHKAVVVTIHGLDVTFNLFLYQWYLKLFGRKFDRYICISSYALEEARKVGFSPCAVIPVGVDTNKLKVKSARPQRLASSACMAGAEKLKVLRIAFYKKYNLPRDQYYLLTVGRLVRRKGVYWFIDRVLSTLSPNIIYLVVGEGPERERIKTLIQERGLEKRVYLLGKISEEDLKIVYSLADLFIMPNIKVQGDVEGFGLVAVEAAQNGLPVIAAGIEGIRDAVISGRNGILVESENSAAFQKKILEFLRNQEYRKSFGDQAAQFTRETYDWQIIAKRYYEEFLKVISS comes from the coding sequence ATGCGTATCCTTTTTATCACACGTAAACATCCTCCTTCTGTCGGTGGAATGCAGAACCTGTCCTATAACCTTATTCAAAATTTTCTGAAGCAAGGCAGAGAAAGGGGCGACCAAATAGAGACAATTATTCTTAACAGGAGTCAGTGGCATTTATTTTGGTGGTTTCCTTATGCTTTATTCTTAACGCTGGCGAAGGCAAGAACAATGGATATTGTTCATTTGGGCGACCCCGTCCTTTCTTTGATTGGTTTTTTAGCGCGTGTGTTTTACCATAAAGCCGTTGTGGTGACGATTCATGGTTTGGACGTAACCTTTAATCTCTTTTTATACCAGTGGTATTTAAAGCTTTTTGGTCGAAAGTTTGATCGTTATATTTGTATTTCCAGCTATGCCCTGGAAGAAGCGCGAAAGGTGGGTTTTTCTCCTTGCGCGGTGATTCCTGTTGGCGTGGACACAAATAAGTTAAAAGTTAAAAGTGCCCGCCCGCAACGCCTTGCAAGCTCGGCTTGCATGGCGGGCGCGGAAAAGTTAAAAGTTTTAAGAATTGCTTTTTACAAAAAATATAATTTACCCCGAGACCAATATTATTTGTTGACCGTTGGTCGTTTGGTGCGGAGGAAAGGAGTATATTGGTTTATTGATAGAGTGTTGTCTACTTTGTCCCCCAATATTATTTATTTAGTGGTTGGCGAGGGGCCGGAACGAGAGAGAATTAAAACCTTGATTCAAGAGAGAGGTTTAGAAAAAAGAGTTTATCTTTTAGGTAAAATTTCTGAAGAGGATTTAAAAATAGTTTATAGCCTCGCTGATTTATTTATTATGCCTAATATTAAGGTCCAAGGGGATGTTGAAGGGTTTGGGCTTGTGGCTGTGGAAGCGGCTCAAAATGGTCTACCGGTCATTGCCGCGGGTATTGAGGGTATCCGTGACGCAGTGATTTCGGGACGTAATGGTATTTTGGTGGAATCAGAAAACTCCGCTGCTTTTCAAAAAAAGATTTTGGAGTTCTTAAGGAACCAGGAATACAGAAAGAGTTTTGGTGACCAGGCTGCTCAATTCACGAGGGAAACCTATGATTGGCAAATAATCGCCAAGCGGTATTATGAGGAATTTTTAAAGGTAATTAGTAGTTAG
- a CDS encoding adenylyltransferase/cytidyltransferase family protein: MVYRKIQSRSTLFKVLKDFKKKGKKIVFARGCFDLFHPGHLYYLKKAKALGDILVVWVNTDQSVRELKGKNRPLFSEQERMDFLANLEVVDFVSSFSHQEGLDIIQRFKPEIVVLNRVSLEYQRAIQAYKGKIAIISLFKKYSTTKIINQISKTLWLKNQRSHHKK; the protein is encoded by the coding sequence ATGGTTTACCGGAAAATCCAGTCTCGTTCTACGCTTTTTAAAGTCCTCAAAGACTTTAAAAAGAAAGGTAAGAAGATTGTTTTCGCGCGCGGCTGTTTTGATTTATTCCACCCAGGCCATCTTTATTATTTAAAAAAAGCCAAGGCTTTAGGGGATATCTTGGTGGTTTGGGTCAATACTGATCAATCTGTACGAGAATTAAAAGGGAAAAATCGACCATTATTTTCAGAACAAGAAAGAATGGATTTTTTGGCAAATTTAGAGGTGGTTGATTTCGTTTCCTCTTTTAGTCATCAGGAAGGGTTAGATATTATCCAAAGATTTAAACCGGAAATAGTGGTGTTAAATAGAGTATCCTTAGAATATCAAAGAGCGATTCAAGCTTACAAGGGAAAGATTGCAATTATTTCCCTATTTAAAAAATATTCTACAACTAAGATTATTAATCAAATCTCAAAAACACTATGGTTAAAAAACCAAAGAAGTCATCACAAAAAATAA